A genomic window from Anthonomus grandis grandis chromosome 4, icAntGran1.3, whole genome shotgun sequence includes:
- the LOC126735671 gene encoding uncharacterized protein LOC126735671, which yields MPSTLEDTPENSAFPQVKTFTSVTSSSSLVFLSTAKVAVLDSRGIFQTVRVLLDSGSQASFITDKCLMRLGLPRRRSPIPIYGLGETSTSSSGVACCTIGPIGKFSVTFDVEVKVVPKICSHLPEQYISLETFSYLTTLKLADDKFNQTGASAKDANGISLNDALLVGPKLQQNIFSLLLNFRFHEIVFTCDIKQMYRQILVKEEHRSYQKILWRFSQKDPIQEFILNTVTYGVSSSPFLALRTIVQIAKDQKASFPIASQVLQSDSFVDDLATGAHSIQSALRLQSDLIQLLGRAGLKLRKWASNHQAILQAVPLSDCQQQPLSFDNSDCVIKILGLTWLPTLDKFSYTCIPKNNLPTKRGILSELARIFDPLGFIAPISFFAKYLIQYLWVLGMDWDQPVPKDVENRWVQFQNELSLLQAIKIPRRIISNNFESLELHGICDGSEKEYAAVVYCRVVRSNEEPIVSLVCAKSKISPLKRIWVPRLELCGAGLLANLLSEVIKCYSSKVAFDKVYGWCDSKTVIAWIKSSPHRWKNFVSNRVTQIQSKVSQNIWHYVSTKENPADCASRGLLPNELLNHPLWWAGPSWLQSGVVPCSEIDVSDCHEESRPLVLISTRSSSEILDLLTKFSNFGKIKRIIAYCLRFIFNCKNPKNKRNYGLDLEEIHKAVLVLVRETQIEYFFEDILNLKNKKLVSNQLRKLAPFLDESDILRVGGRLKHANVAYNYKHPMLLPRQARLTELIILETHVENFHPGFQTTHSLIVQNFWILNPKRAIRSVIGKFLRCFRVHPRSNMPQMADLPTFRVNQLKCFSHVCVDMGGPFQITPNRTRGCKILKAYLCLFVCCCTKALHLEVTTDLSSESFLAALRRMISRRGKVANIYSDCGTNFVASSKYLKDIMQSAFETEKISWHFNPPAAPHFNGLAESGIKSVKSHLVRVIGDQILTYEEFNTVVVQIEAMLNSRPLSPISSDPNDLNAVTPSHFLLLEPITALPDFDLTNCKLNTLTRWQLLVRMCQDFWKRWRNEYLHTLSQRYKWNASSNPPKIDMLVLIKNEQLPPSKWEFARVVKLHQGSDGICRVVTVKTARGLYQRPVVKICPLPGQ from the coding sequence ATGCCCAGTACCCTGGAGGATACTCCTGAGAACAGTGCCTTTCCTCAGGTAAAAACATTCACTAGTGTAACGTCGTCTTCCTCCTTGGTATTCTTGTCAACAGCTAAAGTAGCAGTACTTGATAGTCGTGGTATTTTTCAGACTGTCAGGGTGTTACTGGATAGCGGAAGTCAAGCCAGTTTTATTACAGATAAATGCCTAATGCGATTAGGTTTACCTCGTAGAAGGTCACCGATTCCCATTTATGGATTAGGTGAAACTTCCACAAGTTCATCTGGTGTAGCTTGCTGTACAATTGGGCCTATTGGTAAATTTTCTGTCACATTTGATGTTGAGGTTAAGGTCGTACCTAAAATTTGTTCTCACTTGCCTGAGCAATACATTTCATTGGAAACCTTTTCCTACTTAACGACGTTAAAATTGGCTGATGACAAATTCAACCAAACCGGTGCCAGTGCTAAAGATGCAAACGGGATTTCATTAAATGATGCTCTTTTGGTTGGCCCTAAGCTTCAGCAAAAtatcttttctttattattaaattttagatttcatGAAATAGTATTTACATGCGATATCAAACAAATGTATCGCCAAATTTTAGTCAAAGAAGAGCATAGAAGTTATCAAAAAATCTTGTGGCGATTTTCACAAAAAGACCCGATTCAAGAGTTTATTTTAAACACGGTTACCTATGGTGTGTCTTCGTCACCATTTCTCGCTTTGCGTACTATTGTGCAAATAGCAAAAGATCAAAAGGCAAGCTTTCCTATTGCTTCACAAGTTTTGCAGTCGGACTCCTTTGTAGATGATTTGGCAACGGGCGCACATTCCATTCAATCAGCTTTACGCCTGCAATCGGATCTTATCCAATTATTGGGACGAGCTGGGCTGAAACTGCGAAAATGGGCCTCAAATCATCAGGCAATTCTTCAAGCAGTACCCTTGTCTGATTGTCAGCAGCAACCTCTCTCTTTTGACAATTCGGATTGTGTTATAAAAATTTTGGGTCTAACATGGTTACCTACCTTAGACAAATTTTCCTACACATGCATACCGAAAAATAATTTGCCGACCAAGAGAGGCATCTTATCTGAATTAGCACGAATTTTTGACCCTTTGGGTTTTATAGCCCCTATATCATTTTTTGCCAAATATCTTATACAGTATTTATGGGTATTGGGCATGGATTGGGATCAGCCTGTGCCTAAAGATGTCGAAAATCGCTGGGTGcaatttcaaaatgaattatCCTTATTACAGGCCATAAAAATTCCTCgcagaattatttcaaataatttcgaGTCTCTTGAGCTTCATGGAATTTGCGATGGAAGCGAAAAAGAATATGCAGCTGTTGTTTATTGTCGAGTGGTACGTAGTAATGAAGAACCCATTGTTTCATTAGTTTGTGCTAAGTCAAAAATTTCTCCTTTAAAGAGAATTTGGGTTCCACGGTTGGAGCTTTGTGGCGCAGGTCTTCTAGCTAATTTACTTTCAGAAGTTATTAAGTGTTACTCGTCTAAAGTTGCCTTTGACAAGGTATATGGTTGGTGTGATTCCAAAACAGTAATCGCATGGATAAAATCATCTCCGCATAGATGGAAGAATTTTGTCAGCAACCGAGTAACACAAATACAATCAAAGGTATCTCAAAATATTTGGCATTATGTTTCCACTAAGGAAAACCCAGCGGATTGTGCTTCGAGAGGCTTATTGCCTAATGAGTTGCTAAACCATCCCTTATGGTGGGCGGGACCTTCGTGGCTGCAGTCTGGGGTTGTTCCTTGTAGCGAAATTGATGTTAGTGATTGTCATGAAGAATCCAGGCCACTTGTTCTTATTTCAACACGCAGTTCTTCAGAAATATTAGATTtgctaacaaaattttcaaattttggaaaaattaaaagaataattgcTTATTGTTTGAGATTTATCTTCAATTgcaaaaatcctaaaaataaaagaaattatggtCTTGATTTAGAAGAAATACATAAGGCTGTTTTGGTCTTGGTTAGAGAGACTCAGATCGAGTACTTTTTTGAGGATATtctgaacttaaaaaataaaaaattggtttcaAATCAGTTACGAAAATTAGCTCCCTTTTTAGATGAATCCGATATTTTAAGAGTAGGAGGTAGACTTAAACATGCTAATGTGGCATACAATTATAAGCATCCCATGCTACTTCCACGTCAAGCAAGACTTACTGAGTTAATTATTCTGGAAACTCATGTGGAAAATTTTCATCCAGGTTTCCAAACCACTCATTCACTTATTGTGCAAAATTTCTGGATTTTAAATCCCAAGAGGGCAATTCGCTCcgtaattggaaaatttttaagatgTTTTAGAGTACATCCCAGGTCAAATATGCCTCAAATGGCTGATCTCCCTACATTTCGTGTCAACCAGTTAAAGTGCTTTTCACATGTTTGCGTGGATATGGGCGGGCCCTTTCAGATAACTCCCAATCGGACTAGAGGctgtaaaattttaaaggcaTATTTATGTCTATTTGTTTGCTGCTGTACGAAAGCCCTGCATCTTGAAGTTACAACAGATTTGTCTTCAGAGTCATTTCTAGCTGCTTTACGACGAATGATTTCCCGGCGAGGAAAAGTCGCAAATATATACAGTGACTGCGGCACTAACTTTGTGGCCAGCAGCAAATATCTCAAGGATATCATGCAATCCGCCTTCGAAACTGAGAAAATTTCCTGGCATTTCAATCCACCAGCCGCTCCCCACTTTAATGGTTTAGCGGAATCTGGAATTAAATCTGTGAAAAGTCATTTGGTTCGGGTCATTGGCGATCAGATATTAACATATGAAGAGTTTAATACTGTGGTAGTACAAATAGAAGCTATGTTAAATTCACGACCCTTAAGTCCTATAAGTTCAGACCCAAACGACCTTAACGCCGTTACGCCAAGTCACTTTCTTCTGTTAGAGCCAATTACGGCACTTCCCGATTTTGATTTGACTAACTGTAAATTAAACACATTGACGCGTTGGCAGCTATTGGTTCGTATGTGCCAGGACTTTTGGAAGAGGTGGCGCAATGAATATTTACATACTTTGTCTCAAAGATATAAGTGGAATGCGTCTTCTaatccaccaaaaattgatatGCTTGTACTAATCAAAAATGAGCAACTTCCCCCTTCAAAGTGGGAATTTGCCAGAGTGGTAAAATTGCATCAGGGCTCTGATGGAATATGTAGAGTCGTAACAGTTAAAACGGCTCGTGGTTTATATCAGCGCCCAGTGGTGAAAATTTGTCCATTACCCggtcaataa